Proteins from a single region of Stappia sp. ES.058:
- a CDS encoding AGE family epimerase/isomerase gives MNDDADVAWLCEASDRWTNWLLGAAMPLWAGLGVDPVNGGFQEAIDVDGRQALAIPRRGRVQPRQIYSVIEAGRLGWTGDWEGIANRALDWYLGRFRLNDGTFADLVAPDGALLESRFDLYNQAFALFGLAHAAAALPERRADLEAIAITLLDRLETQYRHPQAGFEESVPASEPLRANPHMHLLEAALFWERIGGGARWSALADGIMELALARFIDPTTGALREYFTRDWRPMPDDRGRQIEPGHLFEWAWLALRWAKKRNRADATTAARRLFDVGEARGICPTRKVAVLEVNDDFSPRAPVARLWGQTEWIKAALALALVSSGTERRHYLSSARQAVAALEMFLVDDPVGLWRDKLGEDGRFVAEPAPASSLYHIVCAISELQHVRHCTWPDASR, from the coding sequence ATGAATGACGACGCGGATGTCGCCTGGCTTTGCGAAGCGTCCGACCGCTGGACGAACTGGCTGCTGGGCGCAGCCATGCCGCTTTGGGCAGGGCTCGGCGTCGATCCCGTCAATGGCGGATTTCAGGAGGCGATTGACGTTGACGGCCGGCAGGCTCTGGCAATCCCCCGCAGGGGACGGGTTCAGCCGCGGCAGATCTATTCGGTGATTGAGGCCGGTCGGCTTGGGTGGACCGGCGATTGGGAGGGAATCGCGAACCGGGCTTTGGACTGGTATCTCGGTCGTTTCCGGCTGAACGACGGGACGTTCGCCGATCTGGTTGCCCCTGACGGAGCGCTGCTTGAAAGCCGCTTCGATCTCTACAATCAGGCTTTTGCGCTTTTTGGGCTGGCGCACGCCGCCGCGGCGCTTCCCGAGCGTCGCGCGGACCTCGAGGCGATCGCGATCACCCTTCTGGACAGGCTTGAGACGCAGTACCGGCACCCACAGGCAGGCTTTGAGGAAAGCGTTCCCGCGAGCGAGCCGCTGCGGGCCAATCCGCACATGCATTTGCTGGAAGCCGCTCTTTTCTGGGAACGGATCGGCGGCGGTGCCCGCTGGAGCGCGCTTGCAGACGGGATCATGGAGCTTGCGCTTGCCCGGTTCATCGATCCGACGACGGGCGCGCTCAGAGAATATTTCACACGTGACTGGCGCCCCATGCCGGATGATCGCGGACGGCAGATCGAACCGGGGCATCTGTTCGAATGGGCCTGGCTTGCATTGCGCTGGGCAAAAAAGCGCAACCGCGCCGATGCCACCACTGCGGCGCGCCGGTTGTTCGATGTCGGGGAAGCCCGGGGCATCTGCCCGACGCGCAAGGTTGCGGTTCTTGAAGTGAACGATGACTTCTCGCCGCGCGCGCCGGTCGCCCGGCTGTGGGGGCAGACCGAATGGATCAAGGCGGCGCTGGCGCTTGCCCTTGTCTCCAGCGGGACTGAACGGCGACATTACCTGTCTTCCGCCCGGCAGGCCGTCGCGGCGCTGGAGATGTTTCTGGTGGACGACCCGGTCGGGCTGTGGCGTGACAAGCTGGGTGAGGACGGCCGGTTCGTCGCGGAACCCGCACCGGCAAGTTCGCTCTATCACATCGTTTGCGCGATATCGGAACTGCAGCATGTGCGCCATTGCACTTGGCCGGACGCGAGCCGGTAG
- a CDS encoding lipopolysaccharide biosynthesis protein has product MSEKADVKIATPEKSETSKPSSNDAGVEKKSVKAASETNEQRVVPLRIDRAAAAFARKAELNMRPRQVRRLLLAVSFVLLVLIPSLFGGVYFLVLASDRYSASASFAIRSMDSVPAGGDFLGAIAGLSSVGTTTTDSYIVLEYLKSRELIEKVQKEFDLRAAYSKSNIDFIYKLDQGSPIEDIVSYWDWMLTATYENTSTILNFEVQAFTAEDAEAIAQLIVKHCQDLINRLSEKARKDAVQFAQKEVAIAEVRLKVMREEMRKFRSSSSAVDPTASAAAQLQLTTGIETQLIELRARLGTLLASLDEDSLPVVQLRKQISSLEKELLDKQKEVGGAGEDDSRIGRGLSSMLSDFEKLQVDMEFAQKSYAAALSSLERARAEADRQQRFLAVFMAPGVPQTAAYPSRVTNTLLVIIVALVFWTIAVLLAYSVRDSMR; this is encoded by the coding sequence ATGTCTGAAAAAGCCGACGTGAAGATTGCTACGCCTGAAAAGAGCGAGACCTCGAAACCATCGTCGAACGACGCGGGTGTTGAAAAGAAATCCGTGAAAGCGGCCAGCGAGACGAACGAGCAGCGGGTCGTTCCGCTGCGTATTGATCGTGCGGCGGCTGCATTTGCGCGCAAGGCCGAGCTGAACATGCGCCCGCGTCAGGTGCGCCGCTTGCTCTTGGCTGTATCCTTTGTGTTGCTTGTGCTGATTCCCAGTCTTTTCGGTGGGGTGTATTTCCTTGTATTGGCATCCGACCGGTATTCGGCCAGTGCAAGCTTTGCCATTCGCAGTATGGACAGCGTGCCGGCTGGCGGTGATTTCCTTGGTGCGATAGCGGGATTGTCGAGTGTCGGCACGACCACGACAGATTCATATATCGTCCTTGAATATTTGAAGAGCCGTGAGCTGATCGAGAAAGTTCAGAAAGAATTTGATCTGCGTGCAGCCTATAGCAAGAGTAATATAGATTTTATTTATAAATTGGATCAGGGTTCCCCCATAGAAGACATCGTGAGTTATTGGGACTGGATGTTGACGGCGACATATGAGAACACGTCGACGATCCTGAATTTTGAAGTTCAGGCTTTCACCGCAGAAGACGCGGAAGCAATTGCGCAGCTGATCGTCAAGCACTGCCAGGATCTCATCAACAGATTGTCGGAAAAGGCGAGAAAAGATGCTGTCCAATTCGCCCAAAAGGAAGTTGCGATAGCCGAGGTCAGGTTGAAGGTCATGCGCGAAGAGATGCGCAAGTTCCGGTCTTCTTCAAGCGCGGTGGACCCGACGGCTTCGGCTGCGGCGCAGCTCCAGCTTACGACAGGCATCGAGACGCAATTGATCGAACTCAGGGCGCGGCTTGGCACGTTGCTCGCCTCGCTTGATGAGGACTCCCTGCCGGTGGTTCAGCTCCGCAAGCAGATTTCCTCCCTGGAAAAGGAGTTGCTCGACAAGCAGAAGGAGGTCGGCGGAGCAGGCGAAGATGACAGCCGGATCGGCCGGGGCCTGTCCAGTATGCTTTCCGATTTCGAAAAACTGCAGGTGGACATGGAGTTCGCGCAGAAAAGCTATGCGGCCGCATTGTCGTCACTTGAGCGCGCGCGTGCGGAGGCCGACCGCCAGCAACGGTTCCTGGCCGTGTTCATGGCCCCCGGCGTGCCGCAGACGGCAGCCTATCCGTCCCGCGTCACGAACACCCTCCTGGTGATCATCGTGGCGTTGGTCTTTTGGACCATCGCGGTGCTTCTCGCCTATTCCGTCAGGGACAGCATGCGGTAA